Below is a window of Terriglobales bacterium DNA.
TGGCAAAGAGGGCAAGAGCAAGAAGAATGCGGGCGGCAATCTGGCGTCGGCCAAAGAGATTGGGAAGTTGATCGCGCAACGGGCCAAAGAAAAAGGCATCAAGCAAGTGGTGTTCGACCGCGGTGGCTATCTGTATCACGGACGCATCAAGGCCCTTGCCGAAGCCGCACGCGAAGCAGGATTGGAGTTCTAAACGAATGGCAGCAACCGGAAAGAAGAGAATCGACGCTGGTCAGTATCAGCTTAAGGACCAGGTCGTCGCCATCAATCGCGTTACCAAGGTAGTCAAAGGCGGCAAGAACCTGTCATTTGCCGCGCTGGTTGTTGTGGGAGATCCGGCAGCCGGAGT
It encodes the following:
- the rplR gene encoding 50S ribosomal protein L18; this translates as MIPQISKDAVRRRVHTRIRTRLQGSDERPRLNVYRSLNHIYAQVIDDGNGVTLVSASTASGKEGKSKKNAGGNLASAKEIGKLIAQRAKEKGIKQVVFDRGGYLYHGRIKALAEAAREAGLEF